One Agelaius phoeniceus isolate bAgePho1 chromosome 8, bAgePho1.hap1, whole genome shotgun sequence genomic region harbors:
- the GPR88 gene encoding G protein-coupled receptor 88, which translates to MPNASSWSASSPLLLLWEDSSGTRIFLSLLYAVLAISGTLSNVMVIYLVFSFKKLQTTSNAFIVNGCAADLSVCALWMPQEAVLGLLPPNSSSLRSAEYRLLRGGLLGLGLTVSLASHLLVAFNRYVLITKLPSVYQALYQRRHTGCMIGLSWALALLPVPLLPGLWTLGSAQSDGSSRYTALLLALAVLGQTALLLHCYLGIVRRVRGSAKRVSVLNFHLLHQLPFPAAPPPPRRAQRRLSSVSVLLLCCVFLLGTQPLVWVSLLGFFLRPAPPALQAASWLLLCSLSALNPLLYTWRSEEFRRAARSVLPRGEGPAAAPRPSAAAAGPAGAPPCPQLPRRRGTGSSASAAAAPR; encoded by the coding sequence ATGCCCAACGCCTCTTCCTGGAGTGCTAGCTcgcctctgctgctgctctgggaggacTCCTCCGGGACCCGCATCTTTCTATCGCTGCTCTACGCAGTCTTAGCTATCTCAGGGACTTTATCCAATGTGATGGTCATCTATTTAGTCTTCTCCTTCAAGAAGCTGCAGACAACCAGCAATGCCTTCATCGTGAACGGCTGTGCGGCAGACCTGAGCGTGTGTGCCCTGTGGATGCCCcaggaggctgtgctggggctgctgcccccCAATTCCTCCTCCCTTCGCTCGGCGGAGTACCGGCTGCTCCGAGGGGGGCTCCTGGGCCTCGGCCTCACCGTCTCCCTGGCCTCGCACCTGCTGGTGGCTTTCAACAGGTACGTGCTCATCACCAAGCTGCCCAGCGTGTACCAGGCCCTCTACCAGCGGAGACACACGGGCTGCATGATCGGGCTCTCCTGGGCCCTCGCCCTGCTCCCGGTCCCGCTGCTGCCCGGGCTCTGGACCCTGGGCTCAGCCCAGTCGGACGGCAGCTCTCGCTACACCGCCCTGCTCCTCGCCCTGGCCGTGCTGGGCCAGACCGCGCTGCTGCTCCACTGCTACCTCGGCATCGTGCGGCGGGTGCGGGGCAGCGCCAAGCGGGTCAGCGTCCTCAACTTCCACCTGCTGCACCAGCTGCCCttccccgccgcgccgccgccgcctcgccgcGCCCAGCGCCGCCTCAGCAGCGTCTCcgtcctgctgctctgctgcgtGTTCCTGCTGGGCACCCAGCCCCTGGTCTGGGTGAGCCTCCTGGGCTTCTTCctgcgcccggcgccgccggcGCTGCAGGCCgccagctggctgctgctctgctcgcTCTCGGCCCTCAACCCGCTGCTCTACACGTGGCGCAGCGAGGAGTTCCGCCGGGCGGCCCGCTCCGTCCTGCCCCGCGGCGAGGGCCCggccgccgccccgcgcccctCGGCCGCCGCCGCGGGCCCCGCCGGTGCCCCGCCCTGCCCGCAGCTGCCGCGGCGCCGGGGCACGGGGAGCAGCGCCAGCGCCGCGGCCGCGCCGCGCTGA